A window of Zingiber officinale cultivar Zhangliang chromosome 5A, Zo_v1.1, whole genome shotgun sequence contains these coding sequences:
- the LOC121980681 gene encoding 14-3-3-like protein 16R, with product MAGTREDNVYLAKLAEQAERYEEMVEFMEKVTGAAAEHGEELTVEERNLLSVAYKNVVGARRASWRIVSSIEQKEESRGNEARVATIRDYRAKIEAELDSICGGILRLLEERLITSAASADSKVFYLKMKGDYYRYLAEFKSGADRKDAAEATLSAYKLAQDIALAELPPTHPIRLGLALNFSVFFYEILNSPDRACSLAKQAFDEAIAELDTLGEESYKDSTLIMQLLRDNLTLWTSDMQDDGVDEMKEASQQDDQH from the exons ATGGCAGGGACGAGGGAGGACAACGTGTACTTGGCGAAGCTCGCGGAGCAGGCGGAACGGTATGAGGAGATGGTGGAGTTCATGGAGAAGGTGACAGGGGCGGCGGCGGAGCACGGGGAGGAACTCACCGTGGAGGAGCGCAACCTTCTCTCTGTGGCATACAAGAACGTCGTCGGCGCCCGCCGCGCCTCGTGGCGGATCGTCTCGTCCATCGAGCAGAAAGAAGAGAGCCGCGGGAACGAGGCCCGCGTCGCCACCATTCGCGATTACAGGGCTAAGATCGAGGCGGAACTCGACTCCATCTGCGGAGGGATTCTACGCCTTCTCGAAGAGCGTCTCATCACCTCCGCTGCTTCGGCTGACTCTAAGGTGTTCTACCTGAAGATGAAGGGCGACTACTACCGCTACCTTGCGGAGTTCAAATCTGGCGCCGACCGCAAGGACGCGGCCGAGGCCACCCTCTCCGCGTACAAGTTAGCCCAG GATATTGCTTTAGCTGAGCTACCGCCCACACATCCGATCCGATTGGGACTGGCTCTCAACTTCTCTGTGTTCTTCTACGAAATCTTGAACTCACCAGATCGTGCTTGCAGCCTTGCAAAGCAG GCATTTGATGAAGCAATTGCTGAGCTGGATACACTTGGAGAGGAATCTTACAAAGATAGCACACTAATTATGCAGCTTCTGCGCGACAACCTAACCTTGTGGACTTCAGACATGCAG GATGATGGGGTAGACGAGATGAAAGAAGCATCCCAACAGGATGACCAGCATTAG